The Natator depressus isolate rNatDep1 chromosome 11, rNatDep2.hap1, whole genome shotgun sequence genome includes a window with the following:
- the GBX2 gene encoding homeobox protein GBX-2 isoform X2: MSAAFQSSLMMMQRPLGSSTAFSIDSLIGSPPQPSPGHFVYTGYPMFMPYRPVVLPPPPPPPPTLPQASLQPALPPSHPHHQIPSLPPGFCSSLAQGMALTSTLMATLPSTFSASPQHQEAARKFAPQALQGNFDKGEGLPQENEEGKSFLGKESSLLSFAAAEAVQASLGAGRAQAKDDSKAEDDSKSKEESFSMDSDLDYSSDDNITSQAAHKEEDSGNALEENTQSTNNSNTTTSTGKNRRRRTAFTSEQLLELEKEFHCKKYLSLTERSQIAHALKLSEVQVKIWFQNRRAKWKRVKAGNANSKTGEPSRNPKIVVPIPVHVSRFAIRSQHQQLEQARP; encoded by the exons ATGAGCGCGGCTTTCCAGTCCTCCCTCATGATGATGCAGCGCCCCTTGGGAAGCAGCACGGCCTTCAGCATAGACTCTCTCAtaggcagccctccccagcccagcccgggccACTTCGTCTACACCGGCTACCCCATGTTCATGCCCTACCGGCCGGTGGTCttgccccctccgcccccgccccctccgaCCCTCCCTCAAGCCTCGCTGCAGCCCGCCCTgccgccctcccacccccaccaccaaatccccagcctgccccccggcTTCTGCTCCAGCCTGGCCCAAGGGATGGCTCTCACCTCCACGCTCATGGCCACGCTGCCCAGCACCTTCTCCGCTTCCCCGCAGCACCAGGAGGCGGCCCGGAAGTTTGCCCCCCAAGCTCTCCAGGGCAACTTCGACAAGGGCGAAGGGCTCCCGCAGGAGAACGAAGAGGGGAAATCCTTCCTGGGCAAGGAGAGCTCCCTGCTGTCATTCGCCGCCGCAGAAGCCGTGCAGGCTTCCCTGG GGGCTGGCCGGGCTCAGGCCAAAGATGATTCCAAAGCGGAAGACGACTCTAAAAGCAAAGAGGAAAGTTTCTCGATGGACAGCGATCTAGATTATAGCTCTGATGACAATATCACAAGCCAAGCCGCTCATAAAGAAGAGGACTCTGGCAACGCACTAGAAGAAAACACCCAGAGCACAAATAACTCAAACACCACCACATCCACTGGCAAAAACAGGCGTAGGAGAACAGCCTTTACCAGCGAGCAGCTGTTAGAGTTGGAAAAGGAATTTCATTGCAAAAAGTACCTGTCTCTGACAGAGAGATCCCAGATCGCTCACGCCCTCAAACTCAGTGAAGTGCAGGTCAAAATCTGGTTCCAGAACAGAAGAGCCAAGTGGAAAAGGGTGAAAGCCGGCAATGCCAACTCGAAGACAGGAGAACCATCCAGAAACCCCAAGATCGTGGTACCCATCCCCGTCCATGTCAGCAGATTTGCCATCAGAAGTCAGCACCAGCAGCTGGAACAAGCCAGACCCTGA
- the GBX2 gene encoding homeobox protein GBX-2 isoform X1, producing the protein MSAAFQSSLMMMQRPLGSSTAFSIDSLIGSPPQPSPGHFVYTGYPMFMPYRPVVLPPPPPPPPTLPQASLQPALPPSHPHHQIPSLPPGFCSSLAQGMALTSTLMATLPSTFSASPQHQEAARKFAPQALQGNFDKGEGLPQENEEGKSFLGKESSLLSFAAAEAVQASLVGAGRAQAKDDSKAEDDSKSKEESFSMDSDLDYSSDDNITSQAAHKEEDSGNALEENTQSTNNSNTTTSTGKNRRRRTAFTSEQLLELEKEFHCKKYLSLTERSQIAHALKLSEVQVKIWFQNRRAKWKRVKAGNANSKTGEPSRNPKIVVPIPVHVSRFAIRSQHQQLEQARP; encoded by the exons ATGAGCGCGGCTTTCCAGTCCTCCCTCATGATGATGCAGCGCCCCTTGGGAAGCAGCACGGCCTTCAGCATAGACTCTCTCAtaggcagccctccccagcccagcccgggccACTTCGTCTACACCGGCTACCCCATGTTCATGCCCTACCGGCCGGTGGTCttgccccctccgcccccgccccctccgaCCCTCCCTCAAGCCTCGCTGCAGCCCGCCCTgccgccctcccacccccaccaccaaatccccagcctgccccccggcTTCTGCTCCAGCCTGGCCCAAGGGATGGCTCTCACCTCCACGCTCATGGCCACGCTGCCCAGCACCTTCTCCGCTTCCCCGCAGCACCAGGAGGCGGCCCGGAAGTTTGCCCCCCAAGCTCTCCAGGGCAACTTCGACAAGGGCGAAGGGCTCCCGCAGGAGAACGAAGAGGGGAAATCCTTCCTGGGCAAGGAGAGCTCCCTGCTGTCATTCGCCGCCGCAGAAGCCGTGCAGGCTTCCCTGG TAGGGGCTGGCCGGGCTCAGGCCAAAGATGATTCCAAAGCGGAAGACGACTCTAAAAGCAAAGAGGAAAGTTTCTCGATGGACAGCGATCTAGATTATAGCTCTGATGACAATATCACAAGCCAAGCCGCTCATAAAGAAGAGGACTCTGGCAACGCACTAGAAGAAAACACCCAGAGCACAAATAACTCAAACACCACCACATCCACTGGCAAAAACAGGCGTAGGAGAACAGCCTTTACCAGCGAGCAGCTGTTAGAGTTGGAAAAGGAATTTCATTGCAAAAAGTACCTGTCTCTGACAGAGAGATCCCAGATCGCTCACGCCCTCAAACTCAGTGAAGTGCAGGTCAAAATCTGGTTCCAGAACAGAAGAGCCAAGTGGAAAAGGGTGAAAGCCGGCAATGCCAACTCGAAGACAGGAGAACCATCCAGAAACCCCAAGATCGTGGTACCCATCCCCGTCCATGTCAGCAGATTTGCCATCAGAAGTCAGCACCAGCAGCTGGAACAAGCCAGACCCTGA